Within the Brachyhypopomus gauderio isolate BG-103 unplaced genomic scaffold, BGAUD_0.2 sc71, whole genome shotgun sequence genome, the region ggggaagagccttttcttataaggccccccagctttggaataatcttcctaaatgtgtccgggactctgacacagtcacaatctttaaatctaggttgaaaacccacttatttagtctagcgtttgataattaatatcccccttagataaaggtacagatccaggggttcatagacgaagggttttatggtagactggggtgctggtgctgtcatcctgtcactgctcgtggtcactcaagtttgttgacagtgcagtggacggatgccattgtctcagaatgcccccaagcctatgttaccttctggttctgccttttttagctaggctgtaataatttaacttagtgtcggagttgctgccacactccagaaatgtttataattttacctgtcctgtacatgtcctcatacagagctaattttccctgtttcatttctccacatggctgcccgcctgcttgaggaataatgagatgaggagagacaagcgatccatcctgggccggccacctcctgcctaaccggatgcctacaccatgatggacattattacatcttttatattctgtctaaatggacattattgcatcttttacattctgtctacattctgtctatattgttgttgttgtcatggtgaccggtgtcggccagaggaggatgggctccccccctgagtcttggttcctctcaaggtttcttcctcatgcaaaaactagggagtttttccttgccactgtcgcctttggcttgctcactggtggctaggactcggcacttgtaaagctgctttgtgacaacaactgttgtaaaaagcactatataaataaaatttgatttgatttgataattACATCTTATGTACAGGACGCACACCTGCATTTGGTTTTCGCTGGGTCTGAGGTGTGTCATGGAGAAAGTAAAGTCAACCAGTAATTCCCTAAGAGTTAACACGAGGGTTAacatgagggttagggttaacatgagggttagggttaacatgagggttagagttagtgttAACAAGAGTTAACGCAGGTGCTCTACAGGGTGGCAACATTGGACTTCTGTGGCCGCACACCAAGATGTTTTAAAGTGTGACATTGAAGAGTTACCTGCTGTATAAGTTGGATGCAGTCATTCAGTGACTGGTCCACAGCACAGACAAAACCATGGACCTCGTCCTCGTGCTCCATAGATGTCCAGTAATTGTGAGGAGACGCAGAAGTCTTTTTCTTGACTGGCTGAACAGGCATCGGAGGGCGTTTGTACGTAATTCCTCTTGATTTTCGCCACTCCTCGAGTTTACGCCTGTTCAAGTCATTAAGATTTACATTGTTAATTATGAGGTTAAGATGCATTAATATGTAATATTACACGCACAATAATTTCTTAGtaaagtatatatttaaattttagaactacacacacatgcacaaaaactCATACAGAACTTGCTCTGTGTACAACTTTGCATTATAGTGACAaactcactgtctctcctcctgAGCAGCAGTCAGTTTCTTTCTGCAATCAAGGGGAACAGTCCTAACCCCCTGGGTCCCAGGATTAAACCCTGTTTTTGGGGTTTTGGGCTGCCCTGTGCCCCTGGCCTGGCTGGAGCTCTTGGAGTTGCGTGGAACAGTCTTTGGCACTGGCGCGTGCAGCGTGGCATTACTGGGGTGTTGAGCTGTACCGGGTTGCTGAGGGACTGCACTTCTATCACGGGCCACATTCACACCTGCTGGTCTGGTGGCCTTTATGGTTTTAGAGGACGCTAAAGGAAGAGCTGGCCTCATCATGGCTGAGCTACGATGGATTGGGTGAGTAGGACCTGATTTACTTCCTGCTTTATTTAAATGTGTACCTAGGAAGAGAGACTCATTCTGAGAAGGCTGCATTTTGGCTGGTTTTGCCTGTGATTTACACTTTAAAGATTCCTTGAACTGAACAGAACCACCGTACCGTTTATCCTGGCCATGAGTAACGTCTGGGCCTATTACACTAGTCTTGCTCATACCATTCTGTGTAAGTCTAATTTGTTTGCTAGTCATGGTTTTGCTAATGGTGCCAACCTTCTTTTGGACAGAGTTTGTTGGTTGTTTAGTTGAACATTTGACCACAGACACGGATGCTGTTTTATGCAATCCAGATTCCTTTCCTTTTCTTGAGAAATCTGTCTTGGCTGGATGTCCATGTGTTCTGTGAGAAGAGGTCCCAAATGGCGTGCGTGCGTCCGTCTTAGCAGCCTTGGACTGTTGAAGCCCAACACCCGTGTTCGTCTGTGCTTTAGTCTCTATCTGTTTGAGGGGGGCATTTCTAACAAAGGTTGTTCCATTGGAGTGCATCCTAGAATAGTGACAGCCAGTCTGAGACAGACCTGGCCTGCATGTTAAGTGCTGATGTGCGCTAACAGCAGAAGGGGCCGTGGACATGGTTCTCAACTCCAATTTTGTTGTGGTgccgtttttgttctttataaacatgttttcagttttcATATCTTTTTTTGCACCCATGGCACTGGTGACCTGGTTCTCTTTTCCTTCACCTGACTAAAAAAATAGAAACAAATGAAAAGGTCAGCAAAAGGTCAGCTG harbors:
- the ckap2l gene encoding cytoskeleton-associated protein 2-like, whose protein sequence is METLKERDVSKLTRTELRKQKLAEYLAQKGRLKPPNPKPYLKDSTVLKKSGEGKENQVTSAMGAKKDMKTENMFIKNKNGTTTKLELRTMSTAPSAVSAHQHLTCRPGLSQTGCHYSRMHSNGTTFVRNAPLKQIETKAQTNTGVGLQQSKAAKTDARTPFGTSSHRTHGHPAKTDFSRKGKESGLHKTASVSVVKCSTKQPTNSVQKKVGTISKTMTSKQIRLTQNGMSKTSVIGPDVTHGQDKRYGGSVQFKESLKCKSQAKPAKMQPSQNESLFLGTHLNKAGSKSGPTHPIHRSSAMMRPALPLASSKTIKATRPAGVNVARDRSAVPQQPGTAQHPSNATLHAPVPKTVPRNSKSSSQARGTGQPKTPKTGFNPGTQGVRTVPLDCRKKLTAAQEERQRKLEEWRKSRGITYKRPPMPVQPVKKKTSASPHNYWTSMEHEDEVHGFVCAVDQSLNDCIQLIQQGCSVDQVRDVLSRVPMAQKFAKYWICQVRLMERDGDFDVLPTFEEAVRSVRESVDELRSVVFEILKRKEAEGSSSSRIEEGEAGDEEETRYSMCTPKPVSVQIHGEKGESSIIKYKITATPSGKRDQQKIKPGRVNGHEIRFFTPVRRSLRIEKTAPRFPAALQEHDPCVTSLRHLLPQGADEDDRTHVTETRDSMLYVYRENEALKEQVHIRLIYDEAAG